A genomic stretch from uncultured Cohaesibacter sp. includes:
- a CDS encoding TrmO family methyltransferase, whose product MPVTYPDYERPYMIEIDAVFFEGSVGLDTASHLTILYWLSRADRSVLKSKQPDSNIEHGVFSTFSRDRPNPIGLGEAKIQRIEKNLIFVRGNLGCPSGTALLDLRPLSCPDVSGDHTVN is encoded by the coding sequence ATGCCCGTCACATATCCTGATTATGAGCGTCCCTATATGATCGAGATTGATGCCGTTTTCTTTGAGGGGAGCGTTGGGCTTGATACCGCCAGTCACCTAACCATTCTCTATTGGCTTAGCAGGGCAGATCGCTCTGTTCTCAAGAGCAAACAGCCAGATAGCAACATCGAGCATGGCGTCTTTTCGACCTTCTCGCGAGATCGTCCAAACCCGATTGGTTTGGGGGAGGCAAAGATACAGCGAATAGAGAAAAATCTCATTTTCGTCAGAGGGAACCTGGGCTGTCCGTCAGGCACAGCGCTTCTTGATTTACGCCCACTGAGCTGTCCGGACGTGAGCGGCGACCACACTGTGAATTAG
- the rnk gene encoding nucleoside diphosphate kinase regulator, which yields MSTTELQKPEICISQTDFERLNLLAEENENRIPAVTDRLFMELDRATIVPDDRISDDVLRMGSFARFTSDTETNRLVSLVYPGMADIESGRLSILTPIGVALIGLSKGQSIDWRTRDGQTRHLTVEDVYQPNQSPPK from the coding sequence ATGAGCACGACCGAACTCCAGAAACCCGAGATCTGTATCTCCCAGACCGATTTCGAACGCCTCAATCTGCTGGCAGAAGAAAATGAAAATCGCATCCCCGCCGTCACAGACAGACTGTTTATGGAACTTGATCGTGCCACGATTGTTCCCGATGACCGTATCAGTGACGATGTATTGAGGATGGGGTCCTTTGCGCGCTTCACAAGCGATACCGAGACAAACCGGTTGGTTTCCCTCGTCTATCCGGGCATGGCCGACATAGAAAGCGGCAGGCTTTCGATCCTGACGCCGATAGGCGTTGCGCTGATAGGCCTTTCGAAAGGTCAGTCGATAGACTGGCGCACAAGAGATGGCCAAACTCGCCACCTTACCGTCGAAGATGTATACCAACCCAACCAATCCCCTCCAAAATAG
- a CDS encoding DMT family transporter gives MKKSLLSFMTANGSDFGRGLLWMALSMASFIGMSVGSRELAATLSIRQVLFFRALVGLFIILILARKLLPEVREMKMLHLHFIRNIVHFTAQYFWTIGVVFLPLASVFALEFTMPIWVAFFAWLFLKEKLTIPRLFATLGGFIGVLVIVRPGSSMMDPASALVLLAAAGYGLSLICVKQLTRQCSPGAIVVWMILIQLPLGFLLAVTDWQPVSFSATPWMLLAGAGALSAHFCQAQALKILDASVVIPIDFLRVPIAAVVGYYIYGELIDLWVLFGGAIILFSNYQAVVIERRKSNA, from the coding sequence ATGAAGAAATCGCTTTTGTCGTTCATGACGGCGAATGGCTCGGATTTTGGGCGAGGGTTGCTTTGGATGGCGCTTAGTATGGCATCATTCATCGGCATGTCCGTTGGCTCCCGCGAGTTGGCGGCAACTCTATCCATTCGGCAGGTGCTGTTTTTTCGTGCGCTCGTCGGTTTGTTCATCATCCTGATATTGGCCCGAAAGCTCCTACCAGAAGTGCGCGAGATGAAAATGCTACACCTGCATTTCATCCGCAATATCGTTCACTTTACCGCACAGTATTTCTGGACAATTGGTGTTGTGTTCCTGCCGTTGGCGTCCGTCTTTGCGCTGGAATTTACAATGCCGATCTGGGTCGCATTTTTCGCGTGGTTGTTTCTGAAAGAAAAACTGACCATTCCCAGACTCTTTGCCACCCTTGGCGGCTTCATAGGAGTCCTCGTCATCGTGCGTCCCGGCAGCAGCATGATGGATCCTGCTTCCGCACTGGTGCTTCTGGCTGCGGCCGGGTATGGCCTCTCTCTTATCTGTGTAAAGCAGCTCACCCGGCAATGCTCCCCGGGCGCAATCGTCGTCTGGATGATACTGATCCAATTGCCGCTCGGTTTTCTGCTTGCCGTAACCGATTGGCAGCCGGTCAGCTTCAGCGCAACACCTTGGATGCTTCTTGCAGGTGCTGGCGCCCTGAGCGCGCATTTTTGTCAGGCACAGGCGTTAAAGATCCTTGATGCATCCGTCGTTATTCCGATTGATTTCCTGCGCGTACCGATCGCAGCTGTCGTTGGATACTATATCTATGGTGAACTCATCGACCTTTGGGTCTTGTTTGGAGGCGCCATTATCCTGTTTTCCAACTATCAGGCCGTCGTGATCGAGCGCCGCAAAAGCAACGCTTGA